The Couchioplanes caeruleus sequence CTCCCGAGAAGGTCGACGCTGCGCTGGGCAACTACTTCCGGGTCGGCAACCTCACCGCCCTGAGGGAAGCGGCCCTGCTCTGGCTGGCCGACAAGGTCGACACCGAGCTCGGCCGCTACCGCGCCGACCACCGCATCGATGCCACCTGGGAGACCCGCGAACGCGTGGTCGTCGCGCTCACGGGCGGCGGCGAGGGCGACACCCTCATTCGTCGCGCCGCCCGCATCGCCGCTCGCAGCAGGGGCGCCGACCTCGTCGCCGTGCACGTCGCCCGCACTGACGGCCTCGCCGACGCCGACCCCGCCCACCTGGCCCGCCAACGCCTGCTGGTCGAGGGGCTCGGCGGCGTCTACCGCCAGGTCGTCGGCACCGACGTTGCCACGGCGCTGCTCGACTTCGCCCGCGGCGTCAACGCCACCCAACTCGTCCTCGGCGCCAGCCGCCGCGGACGCCTCGCCCAGCTGCTGTCCCGCGGCGTCGGCGTCACCACCACCGCCGAGTCCGGCCCCATCGACGTGCACCTGGTCACCCACGAGCAGGTCAAGCGGGGCCGGCGCGGCGGCTTCCCACCCACCCACGGCCTGTCGCCGCGTCGCCGCCTCGCCGGACTGACCCTCGCCGGCGCCGGCCTGCCCCTACTCACTGCCGCCCTCGCCGCTTCCCGCGACACACTGGGGCTGTCCAGCATCATCCCCCTGTACCTCGTCGCCGTCGTCGCGGTCGCGCTCGTCGGCGGCATCTGGCCCGCCGTCGCCGCCGCGATCGCCAGCTTCCTGACCCTCAACTGGTACTTCACCCCACCGCTGCGCCGGTGGATCATCGCCGAGCCGGAGAACCTGCTCGCCCTGCTGGTGTTCCTGATCGTCGCCGCCGCGGTCAGCACCGTGGTCGACCTGGCCGCCCGACGCACCAGCGAAGCCGCCCGCGCCCGCGCCGAGGCCGAAACCCTGTCCACCCTCGCCGGCAGCGTCCTGCGCGGCGAACGCCCCCTGACCGCCATGCTCGACCAGCTCCGCGACACCTTCCACCTCGACGCCGTCACCCTGCTCGAGCGCGACCCGGACACCCCCGACAGCCCCGACCTGAACCGGCTGCCCGCCGCGTGGCGTGTCGTCGCCGCGGTCGGTGGTGAAGCCAGCCGGACCCCGACCGACGGCGACACCGACGTCCTCGTCGAACACACCTATTCCCTGGTGCTGCGCGGTCACGCCCCCACCGCCGCCGACCGGCGCGTACTGGAAGCCTTCGCCGCGCAGACCGCCGTCGCCCTGCGCCAGGAACGCCTCGCCGAACGCGCCGCCACCGCCGAGCCCCTCGCCGAAGTCGACCGCGTCCGCACCGCGCTGCTGCGCGCCGTCAGCCACGACCTGCGCACCCCCCTCGCCGCCGCCAAGGCCGCCGTGGGAAGCCTGCGCAGTCGCGACGTGGTCTTCGCCGACGCCGATCGCGAGGAGCTCCTGGCCACCGCCGACGAATCTCTCGACCGGCTCGGCCGCCTGGTCGACAACCTGCTCGACATGAGCCGCCTGCAGGCCGGTGCGCTCGGCGTGCACCCCCAGCCTGTCAGCGCCGCCGAGATCGTGCCCCGCGCCGTCGACGACCTCGGCCCGCCCGGCGCCGCCGTCACCATCCACTTCCCCGACGACCTGCCCGAGGCGCACGCCGACCCCGACCTGGTCGAACGGATCCTGGTCAACCTGCTGTCCAACGCGCTGCGGCACAGCCCGCCCGACCGGCCACCCGCCGTGACCGTCAGCGCCCACGGCGGCCACCTCGAGATCCGCGTCATCGACCACGGCCCCGGCATCCCCGACACCCACCGGGACCAGATCTTCCTGCCCTTCCAACGCCTCGGCGACACCGACAACGCCACCGGCGTCGGTCTCGGACTGGCTCTCGCGCGCGGCCTCGCCGAAGCCATGGGTGGCACCCTGAACCCGGACTCCACCCCCGGCGGCGGGCTCACCATGGTCCTCTCCCTGCCCGCCGCCACCCGCTGCGCCCACGTCCCGGGAGACCCGGCATGACCCGCATCCTCGTCGTCGACGACGAGCCGCAGATCCTGCGCGCCCTGAGGATCAACCTCCACGCCCGCCGGTACGACGTCCTCACCGCCGCCGACGGCGCCGAAGCCCTGCACACCGCCGCCAACCACCAGCCCGACCTCGTCGTGCTCGACCTCGGCCTGCCCGACATGGACGGCGTCGATGTCATCCGCAAGCTCCGCGAGTGGACCCCGATCCCCATCATCGTGCTCTCCGGCCGCGCCGGCAGCCCCGACAAGGTCCAAGCCCTCGACGCCGGCGCCGACGACTACGTCACCAAGCCGTTCAACATCGACGAACTCCTCGCCCGGATCCGCGCCGTCACCCGCCGCAACACCACTACCGACACCCCCCACCAGACCCGGATCGGGCGGTACACCGTCGACCTGTCCGCTCACACCGTCCGCGCCACCGACGACACCCACCACGCCGTGCACCTCACCCCCACCGAATGGCACCTGCTCGAAGTGCTGCTGCGGGAGCCCGGCAAGCTCGTCAGCCAACGCCACCTCCTGCAGCAGGTCTGGGGGCCGACCTACCAGCAGGAAACCCACTACCTGCGGCAGTACATGGCTCACCTGCGCCGCAAGCTCGAACCCGACCCCACCCGACCCCGGCACCTGCTCACCGAACCCGGCATGGGCTACCGCTTCCAGCCCTGACCGACCACCACGCCGCTGGTGGCCACGCGTCGTCGGCGCGCGCCTACGACAGTGGGTACGGCGTGCTTCGGCGGCAGCCATCCTCATCCCGTTGATGTTCATCGGCTGGCCGGGCCCGATCACCGTGGCAGTGCTGGCGCTGCGCCACCGCCGACACCACCGTCTCCGCCGGCGACATGCTCATCGTCGCGGGCACCACCGGCAGCGTGCAGGCGTTCGCCCACGCGACCTGAACTGCATGGACCACCTGCGACGCGCGCTACTCGCCGCAAGAGTCCTGAGCGGCGAGTTCGGTGAGCACATCGGCGGCGTCGCGGTTGCCCGCGTCGGCGAGGCGGCGCAGTTCTTCCGTGTCGC is a genomic window containing:
- a CDS encoding response regulator, whose product is MTRILVVDDEPQILRALRINLHARRYDVLTAADGAEALHTAANHQPDLVVLDLGLPDMDGVDVIRKLREWTPIPIIVLSGRAGSPDKVQALDAGADDYVTKPFNIDELLARIRAVTRRNTTTDTPHQTRIGRYTVDLSAHTVRATDDTHHAVHLTPTEWHLLEVLLREPGKLVSQRHLLQQVWGPTYQQETHYLRQYMAHLRRKLEPDPTRPRHLLTEPGMGYRFQP
- a CDS encoding sensor histidine kinase translates to MARGHLRVYLGAAPGVGKTYRMLEEGHRRAARGTDVVIGFVECHGRPQTEALVHGLEVIARRAVSYRGAMFTELDVDAVLARRPEVALVDELAHANVPGSRHAKRWQDVQLLLDAGITVITTVNIEHLESLNDVVAAITGVPQQQTLPDAVVRAAEQVELVDMAPEALRRRMAHGNVYSPEKVDAALGNYFRVGNLTALREAALLWLADKVDTELGRYRADHRIDATWETRERVVVALTGGGEGDTLIRRAARIAARSRGADLVAVHVARTDGLADADPAHLARQRLLVEGLGGVYRQVVGTDVATALLDFARGVNATQLVLGASRRGRLAQLLSRGVGVTTTAESGPIDVHLVTHEQVKRGRRGGFPPTHGLSPRRRLAGLTLAGAGLPLLTAALAASRDTLGLSSIIPLYLVAVVAVALVGGIWPAVAAAIASFLTLNWYFTPPLRRWIIAEPENLLALLVFLIVAAAVSTVVDLAARRTSEAARARAEAETLSTLAGSVLRGERPLTAMLDQLRDTFHLDAVTLLERDPDTPDSPDLNRLPAAWRVVAAVGGEASRTPTDGDTDVLVEHTYSLVLRGHAPTAADRRVLEAFAAQTAVALRQERLAERAATAEPLAEVDRVRTALLRAVSHDLRTPLAAAKAAVGSLRSRDVVFADADREELLATADESLDRLGRLVDNLLDMSRLQAGALGVHPQPVSAAEIVPRAVDDLGPPGAAVTIHFPDDLPEAHADPDLVERILVNLLSNALRHSPPDRPPAVTVSAHGGHLEIRVIDHGPGIPDTHRDQIFLPFQRLGDTDNATGVGLGLALARGLAEAMGGTLNPDSTPGGGLTMVLSLPAATRCAHVPGDPA